In one window of Lewinella sp. 4G2 DNA:
- a CDS encoding IS3 family transposase — translation MTKQTIYLALGVSRQAHAAFWKRRAKYEDAMNGAESQLKLLRREHPGLGLQKAWSMLRPRHISRNAFCREMTRRGYALVRKRNYVRVTRSGSYRYPNLIKELIINGVNQVWQSDTTYYRINNSFYYITFIIDVYSRQIVGVHTSKHLLATANIAALESAFRQCGQSDLQGLIFHSDGGSQYRSRQFVERLRSRGISSSMCDVALDNAYAERLNGVIKQEYLDHWQPKDFDQLKRLVNRAVKHYNTKRIHGRLPLRSSPKAFVAGWRSDQPGYRYALLIKDGQGVNEDLCPTVVKYLPTPGKYAREGRGQILPAGVKYLTEEKFKNRRA, via the coding sequence ATGACGAAGCAAACGATCTATTTAGCCTTGGGCGTTAGTCGACAAGCTCACGCTGCTTTTTGGAAGCGCCGAGCTAAGTACGAGGATGCCATGAACGGAGCTGAGTCTCAGTTAAAACTGTTGCGCAGAGAACACCCCGGCCTGGGCCTACAGAAAGCCTGGAGTATGCTACGGCCGCGGCATATCTCGCGCAACGCATTCTGCCGTGAGATGACCCGGCGTGGCTATGCCCTAGTCCGTAAACGCAACTACGTGCGGGTAACCCGATCGGGGTCCTATCGCTATCCTAATTTAATTAAAGAACTGATTATCAATGGGGTTAACCAAGTATGGCAGAGCGATACGACGTACTATCGCATCAACAATAGCTTTTACTACATCACCTTCATCATTGACGTTTATAGCCGTCAGATCGTAGGTGTCCATACGAGCAAACACCTACTGGCAACGGCAAACATCGCTGCCTTGGAAAGCGCTTTTCGCCAGTGTGGTCAGTCAGATCTACAGGGTCTCATCTTCCACAGCGATGGTGGTTCGCAGTATCGTAGTCGTCAGTTCGTCGAACGACTGCGTAGCAGAGGCATCTCAAGTAGTATGTGCGACGTAGCGCTGGACAATGCTTACGCTGAACGCCTCAACGGTGTGATCAAACAAGAGTACCTCGACCACTGGCAACCCAAAGACTTTGACCAGCTAAAGCGCCTGGTAAACAGAGCCGTGAAGCACTATAATACCAAACGGATCCACGGAAGGTTGCCGTTGCGAAGCAGTCCCAAAGCCTTTGTGGCCGGCTGGCGATCGGATCAGCCAGGCTACCGCTATGCGCTCTTGATCAAGGACGGCCAGGGGGTGAATGAAGACCTGTGCCCAACCGTCGTGAAGTATTTACCCACGCCCGGCAAGTATGCCCGTGAGGGGCGTGGGCAAATACTCCCCGCCGGTGTCAAGTACCTAACTGAGGAAAAATTTAAAAACCGTCGTGCGTAA
- a CDS encoding transposase, with translation MSTKNRKIRPTKRYGECFKRARVKDFEEGTFSVKQMVQLYGVSYQTIYNWIAKYSSMAKKNAVIVEVPNSQTAKLAELQRQLAEQQALLGRMAIQLDHKTRMLAIYEEEMPEFKKKAASTLRSADSSSKKKSQ, from the coding sequence ATGTCAACAAAAAATCGGAAGATCCGTCCCACCAAGCGCTACGGCGAGTGCTTCAAACGAGCCCGCGTCAAAGATTTTGAGGAGGGCACCTTTAGTGTCAAGCAAATGGTCCAGCTTTACGGCGTATCTTATCAAACGATCTACAACTGGATCGCTAAATACAGTAGCATGGCCAAGAAGAATGCCGTTATCGTCGAAGTCCCCAATAGTCAAACTGCTAAGCTTGCAGAACTGCAACGTCAGCTCGCCGAACAGCAAGCCCTCCTCGGTCGGATGGCCATTCAACTTGACCACAAAACGAGAATGCTGGCCATTTACGAAGAGGAGATGCCGGAGTTCAAAAAAAAAGCTGCTTCCACACTGCGCTCAGCCGACTCTTCGAGCAAAAAGAAGAGCCAATGA
- a CDS encoding head GIN domain-containing protein — protein sequence MRILYTLLLVTLFTTASTQAQNWGWNKTIRGNGEVTEDKRDLEDFDGIKACCSMNVEITQGNEFSVLIKAESNLMEYIETKVLGTTLDIGFRDKVQVRQKENIEVYITMPELTKVDASSSADIYTKGSFRGETLRLESSSGSKVRVMFSGEAARIDASSGGEVIVKGTINRLRAEASSGANVDATEATAQEVDADVSSGADIEIHVTEKLRADASSGGSIRYSGTPAQVNSDASSGGKVRKQ from the coding sequence ATGAGAATTCTATACACGCTCCTCCTCGTTACCCTATTCACCACCGCCAGCACCCAGGCTCAGAACTGGGGGTGGAACAAAACCATTCGCGGAAACGGCGAGGTAACTGAAGACAAACGCGACCTCGAAGATTTTGATGGCATCAAGGCCTGCTGCAGCATGAATGTGGAAATCACTCAGGGGAACGAATTTTCCGTCCTCATCAAGGCGGAAAGCAATCTGATGGAATACATCGAAACCAAGGTGCTCGGAACGACGCTTGACATTGGTTTCAGGGATAAGGTGCAGGTCCGCCAGAAGGAAAATATTGAGGTATACATCACCATGCCGGAACTGACCAAGGTAGACGCCTCAAGTAGCGCTGACATTTACACCAAAGGCAGTTTCCGGGGAGAGACGCTGCGCCTGGAAAGCAGCAGTGGATCCAAAGTACGCGTCATGTTCTCCGGTGAAGCAGCACGGATAGACGCCAGTAGTGGCGGCGAAGTCATTGTCAAAGGAACCATCAATCGCCTCCGTGCCGAAGCTAGTTCCGGCGCAAATGTTGACGCCACCGAAGCCACTGCACAGGAAGTCGATGCAGACGTCAGCTCCGGCGCCGACATTGAGATCCACGTCACCGAAAAGTTGCGGGCCGACGCAAGCTCTGGTGGAAGCATCCGGTATTCCGGGACTCCTGCTCAGGTCAATTCTGACGCCAGCTCCGGCGGGAAGGTGCGCAAGCAGTAA
- a CDS encoding polyribonucleotide nucleotidyltransferase — MGNKTPMTVSFDLPNGREVTIETGKLATQANGSVVVKCGKTMLFCSVVSGTSVREGQSFFPLSVDYQEKFAAAGRIPGNFFRRETRLNDYEILISRIVDRAIRPLFPKGYMFDTQVIINLISLDPEVMPDALAGLAASAALVTSNIPFAGPISECRVARIDGEYVVNPDRSALKDADLDLIVAADADNIMMVEGEGKEVDEASIIEALKVGHEAIKAQCKAQLELREMVGDKATTREVDIHQVSEEIINYVEGKVKAAIQEVARGALNKAQRKDAFKQVKADYKEAVLEEKGEEWVAENKADLSAAYDKIQKKTIRDLMLNESVRLDGRKFDQVRDIWTEIDYLPSAHGSAIFNRGETQSLTSLTLGTKTDQQMVDIAYENSYADFILHYNFPAYSVGETKPMRGPGRREVGHANLAHRSIRQVLPDEMTHTIRLVSDIMESNGSSSMATVCAGSMALMDGGVKLKRPVAGIAMGMVAEGGKIAILSDILGDEDALGDMDFKLTGTEKGITACQMDIKIDGLPYEQLQQALDQAREGRLHILGEMAKTIAEPAADLKAHAPRIVKLVIEKSYIGAVIGPGGKIIQELQEMTGTNINIEEIDGKGHVSIASSDKDSIDDAVARIKKITFTPEVGGVYTGTVKTIMPYGVFVGFEGGKDGLLHVSEMSHSRIDNVEDAFSEGDEVTFKIVDIDERTGKLRLSRKAIMPRADGTIPTDEELAAERQAAKDRPRRDRGDRGDRRGGGRRGDRRDRRD, encoded by the coding sequence ATGGGTAATAAGACCCCAATGACGGTGAGCTTCGACCTGCCGAACGGCCGGGAAGTCACCATCGAAACCGGTAAGTTGGCCACGCAGGCCAATGGTTCCGTTGTCGTAAAGTGCGGCAAAACCATGCTTTTCTGTTCCGTTGTTTCCGGGACGAGCGTGCGCGAAGGCCAGTCCTTCTTCCCTCTCAGCGTGGATTACCAGGAGAAGTTTGCCGCCGCCGGCCGCATCCCCGGTAACTTCTTCCGCCGCGAAACCCGCCTGAACGATTACGAGATCCTGATCTCGCGGATCGTCGACCGTGCCATCCGCCCCCTCTTCCCGAAGGGCTACATGTTCGATACGCAGGTGATCATCAACCTCATCAGCCTCGACCCCGAGGTGATGCCCGATGCCCTGGCCGGCCTCGCCGCTTCCGCCGCCCTCGTCACCTCGAACATCCCCTTCGCCGGGCCGATCTCCGAGTGCCGCGTGGCTCGCATCGACGGTGAGTACGTCGTTAACCCCGACCGTTCCGCACTGAAGGACGCCGACCTCGACCTTATCGTTGCCGCCGACGCGGATAACATCATGATGGTAGAAGGTGAAGGCAAGGAAGTGGACGAAGCGTCCATTATCGAAGCGCTCAAAGTAGGCCACGAAGCCATCAAGGCCCAGTGTAAGGCACAGCTCGAACTCCGCGAAATGGTGGGCGACAAAGCCACTACCCGCGAAGTGGATATCCACCAGGTATCCGAAGAGATCATCAACTACGTGGAAGGAAAGGTGAAAGCCGCAATCCAGGAAGTTGCCCGTGGTGCCCTCAACAAGGCCCAGCGTAAGGATGCCTTCAAGCAAGTGAAGGCGGACTACAAGGAAGCCGTCCTCGAAGAAAAAGGAGAAGAGTGGGTCGCCGAAAACAAGGCTGACCTCAGCGCTGCTTACGACAAGATCCAGAAGAAGACCATCCGTGACCTGATGCTCAACGAAAGCGTCCGCCTCGACGGCCGTAAGTTCGACCAGGTCCGTGATATCTGGACGGAGATCGACTACCTGCCCTCCGCTCACGGTTCGGCCATCTTCAACCGTGGTGAGACCCAGTCCCTGACCAGCCTCACCCTCGGTACGAAGACCGACCAGCAGATGGTGGACATCGCGTACGAAAACAGCTACGCGGACTTCATCCTCCACTACAACTTCCCCGCTTACTCCGTAGGTGAGACCAAGCCAATGCGCGGCCCCGGCCGCCGGGAAGTTGGCCACGCCAACCTCGCCCACCGCTCCATCCGCCAGGTACTGCCCGACGAGATGACGCACACGATCCGCTTGGTATCCGACATCATGGAGTCCAACGGTTCCTCTTCAATGGCAACTGTTTGTGCCGGCTCCATGGCCCTCATGGATGGTGGCGTGAAACTCAAGCGCCCCGTTGCCGGTATCGCGATGGGTATGGTCGCTGAAGGTGGCAAGATTGCCATCCTCTCCGACATCCTCGGCGACGAGGACGCCCTCGGTGATATGGACTTCAAACTGACCGGTACCGAAAAGGGTATCACGGCCTGCCAGATGGACATCAAGATCGACGGCCTCCCCTACGAGCAACTCCAGCAGGCGTTGGACCAGGCCCGCGAAGGCCGCCTCCACATCCTCGGTGAAATGGCCAAGACCATCGCTGAGCCCGCTGCCGACCTGAAGGCCCACGCCCCACGGATCGTCAAGCTCGTCATCGAGAAGTCTTACATCGGTGCCGTAATCGGACCTGGTGGTAAGATCATCCAGGAGCTCCAGGAAATGACCGGTACCAACATCAACATCGAAGAGATCGATGGTAAGGGCCACGTTTCCATTGCCTCCAGCGATAAGGACAGCATCGACGACGCCGTTGCCCGGATCAAGAAGATCACCTTTACTCCCGAAGTGGGTGGTGTCTACACCGGTACCGTCAAGACCATTATGCCCTACGGTGTATTCGTAGGCTTCGAGGGTGGAAAGGACGGCCTGCTGCACGTCTCCGAAATGAGCCACAGCCGCATCGATAACGTTGAGGATGCCTTCAGCGAAGGCGACGAGGTGACCTTTAAGATCGTCGATATCGACGAGCGCACCGGTAAACTCCGCCTCAGCCGCAAGGCCATCATGCCCCGCGCCGACGGAACCATCCCCACGGATGAGGAACTCGCCGCCGAGCGCCAGGCCGCCAAGGACCGCCCCCGCCGCGACCGTGGTGACCGTGGAGACCGCCGTGGTGGTGGACGCCGCGGAGACCGCCGCGATCGCCGTGACTAA
- a CDS encoding DinB family protein — MTQFDILLATRKNLIKICKDLTDEQLNRIPPGFNNNIIWNLGHVIATMEGLTYGLSGLPSPSGKEFIQRYRKGTKPEVSVGKEEIEEIFSSLITSVRRLREDWDGLDFSNFREYPTSYGITLRDVEDALTFNSVHEAMHLGTVIALNKLV; from the coding sequence ATGACCCAATTCGACATCCTGCTGGCCACCCGCAAGAACCTGATCAAAATCTGTAAGGACCTGACGGACGAGCAACTCAACCGCATCCCGCCGGGCTTCAACAACAACATCATCTGGAACCTCGGCCACGTCATCGCCACCATGGAAGGCCTGACCTACGGCCTCAGCGGTTTGCCGAGTCCTTCCGGTAAGGAATTTATCCAGCGCTACCGCAAGGGGACCAAGCCGGAGGTGTCCGTCGGCAAAGAAGAGATCGAGGAGATCTTCAGCAGCCTCATCACGAGCGTCCGCCGTCTGCGGGAGGATTGGGACGGCCTCGACTTCAGCAATTTTCGGGAGTACCCCACGAGCTACGGCATTACGCTGCGGGATGTTGAGGATGCGCTCACCTTCAATTCCGTGCACGAAGCCATGCACTTGGGTACCGTGATTGCGCTCAACAAGCTGGTTTAA